From one Parambassis ranga chromosome 5, fParRan2.1, whole genome shotgun sequence genomic stretch:
- the mrps16 gene encoding small ribosomal subunit protein bS16m, whose product MVHLSSLLLKKYHGGYVVIRLALAGHKQANRPFYRIVAAYNKRARDGKYIEQLGSYDPLPNVYNEKLVGFNFERIKYWIGCGAHPTKPVAKLLGLAGFFPLHPMTVTEAERRKAQAALTQAATAAEESLDEEQKPAEV is encoded by the exons ATGGTGCATTTAT cttcactcctgctcAAAAAATACCACGGGGGATATGTTGTCATCCGACTTGCTCTCGCAGGCCACAAACAAGCTAACAGACCATTTTATCGAATCGTGGCTGCTTACAACAAAAGGGCAAGAGATGGAAAATATATAGAACAGCTGGGCTCCTACGACCCCCTTCCAAATGTCTACAATGAGAAACTTGTCGGCTTTAACTTCGAGCGGATCAAATATTGGATTGGTTGTGGCGCACACCCTACAAAGCCTGTGGCAAAACTTCTAG GGTTGGCAGGATTTTTCCCTTTGCACCCCATGACGGTCACAGAAGCAGAGCGTCGCAAAGCTCAAGCAGCACTGACACAGGCAGCAACAGCAGCGGAGGAATCTCTGGACGAGGAACAGAAGCCAGCAGAAGTATGA